The following proteins are encoded in a genomic region of Corylus avellana chromosome ca4, CavTom2PMs-1.0:
- the LOC132180051 gene encoding receptor protein kinase-like protein ZAR1 produces the protein MKNRLPFSSTIFFYVVVYLGICTKLTLSLTPDGLSLLSLKSAVDQMSDVGLAFSNWNENDTTPCGWTGISCMNVTGFSDPRVVGIAIAGRNLRGYIPSELGTLVYLRRLNLHSNNFYGSIPSQLFNATSLHSMFLYGNNLSGSIPPSICNLPRLQNLDLSNNSFSGPIPKALKNCKQLQRLILARNKFSGKIPAGIWTELENLLQLDLSANDLNGSIPEDISELGSLSGTLNLSFNHLSGQIPKSLGNLPVTLSFDLKNNNLSGEIPQTGSFTNQGPTAFLNNPMLCGFPLQKTCRNSEQGSSQSPNSAPSVENNTRKGLSPGLIILISVADAAGVALAGMVIVYIYWKKKDNSNGCSCTGKTKLGGTHKTDLCMFCACANGFKNEESELEEPAEKAQKGGEGGGELVAIDKGFTFELDELLRASAYVLGKSGFGIVYKVVLGNGIPVAVRRLGEGGDQQRYKEFVAEVQAIGRVKHPNVVRLRAYYWAPDEKLLISDFISNGNLTSVLRGRSGQGSTSLSWSTRLKIGKGAARGLAYLHEYSPRKFVHGDIKPSNILIDNEFQSHISDFGLNRLISITGDNPSSSGGFMGGALPYLKTVQTERANNYKAPEARAPGSRPTQKWDVYSFGVVLLELLTGKSPELSPTTSTSLEVPDLVRWVRKGFEEEKPLSDMVDPVLLQEVHAKKEVLAVFHVALACTEADPEIRPRMKTVSENLERIGT, from the exons ATGAAAAACAGGCTTCCCTTCTCAAGCACTATCTTCTTCTACGTCGTCGTTTATCTTGGGATATGTACAAAGCTCACACTCTCGCTCACCCCAGACGGCCTGTCGCTGCTGTCTCTGAAATCGGCCGTAGATCAAATGTCGGACGTTGGCTTGGCTTTCTCCAACTGGAACGAGAATGACACCACGCCGTGCGGTTGGACCGGCATTTCGTGCATGAATGTCACTGGGTTCTCCGACCCGCGCGTCGTCGGGATCGCCATCGCCGGCAGGAATCTCCGGGGGTACATTCCGTCGGAGCTCGGGACCCTGGTGTATCTCCGGCGACTCAACCTCCACAGCAACAACTTTTACGGTTCTATTCCTTCACAGCTCTTCAACGCGACCTCATTGCACAGCATGTTCCTCTACGGTAACAACCTCTCCGGTTCGATCCCTCCCTCGATCTGCAACCTTCCTAGGCTCCAAAACCTCGATCTCTCTAACAATTCCTTCTCGGGACCGATCCCGAAAGCCCTAAAGAATTGTAAGCAGTTGCAGCGGCTGATTCTCGCGAGAAACAAGTTTTCCGGCAAAATTCCGGCGGGAATTTGGACGGAACTGGAAAACCTTCTCCAACTCGACCTCTCGGCTAACGATCTTAATGGATCGATCCCGGAGGATATCAGTGAGCTCGGCTCTCTCTCCGGCACGCTCAACCTCTCGTTCAACCATTTATCGGGTCAAATCCCGAAATCGCTTGGGAACTTACCGGTTACACTGAGTTTCGATCTCAAAAACAATAACCTAAGCGGCGAGATACCTCAAACGGGGTCGTTTACGAACCAGGGACCCACCGCGTTCCTGAACAACCCTATGCTATGTGGGTTTCCTCTACAAAAAACGTGCCGAAATTCCGAGCAAGGGTCATCGCAGAGTCCGAATTCGGCTCCCAGCGTTGAGAACAATACAAGAAAAGGTCTAAGTCCCGGTTTGATTATACTGATCTCAGTGGCGGACGCAGCTGGGGTTGCATTAGCTGGGATGGTGATTGTTTACATATActggaaaaagaaagacaatTCAAATGGCTGTAGCTGTACTGGGAAAACCAAGCTGGGAGGAACCCACAAAACCGATCTCTGTATGTTTTGTGCGTGCGCCAATGGCTTCAAAAACGAGGAGTCAGAGTTGGAGGAGCCAGCTGAGAAAGCACAGAAAGGAGGGGAAGGAGGAGGAGAGCTGGTGGCGATCGATAAAGGGTTTACGTTCGAGCTGGACGAGCTGTTGAGGGCGTCGGCGTACGTGTTGGGGAAGAGTGGGTTTGGGATAGTGTACAAGGTGGTGCTTGGGAATGGGATCCCCGTGGCTGTGAGGAGGTTGGGAGAGGGGGGAGATCAGCAGAGGTACAAGGAGTTTGTGGCGGAGGTGCAGGCAATTGGGAGGGTCAAGCACCCCAATGTCGTAAGGTTGAGAGCTTACTATTGGGCTCCCGACGAGAAGCTTCTCATCAGTGATTTCATCTCCAATGGCAACCTCACTTCTGTTCTTCGCG GGAGAAGTGGTCAGGGTTCTACGAGCCTCTCATGGTCAACCAGGCTGAAAATTGGCAAGGGAGCAGCCCGGGGCTTAGCCTACCTCCACGAGTACAGTCCAAGAAAATTTGTCCATGGCGACATCAAACCATCTAACATCCTCATTGACAATGAATTCCAATCTCACATCTCTGACTTCGGCCTTAACAGATTAATCAGCATCACCGGCGATAACCCCTCCTCCTCCGGTGGCTTCATGGGCGGAGCTCTACCTTATCTAAAGACCGTCCAAACAGAGCGAGCCAACAATTACAAAGCCCCCGAGGCTCGTGCCCCTGGCAGCAGACCCACCCAAAAATGGGACGTCTATTCTTTTGGTGTTGTATTGCTTGAACTGCTAACCGGGAAGTCCCCGGAGCTTTCTCCGACCACTTCAACTTCCCTGGAAGTCCCAGACCTGGTCAGGTGGGTGAGGAAGGGCTTCGAAGAAGAAAAGCCCCTGTCGGACATGGTAGACCCTGTGTTGCTCCAAGAAGTGCATGCCAAGAAGGAGGTGCTCGCAGTGTTTCATGTCGCCCTTGCGTGCACCGAGGCAGACCCCGAAATTCGGCCTCGGATGAAAACTGTCTCGGAAAATCTTGAGAGGATTGGAACGTGA